GATAGTATAGCAGATGCCTGTCAATATATCTCTTTTTACCATCCAGAAGATTTTGTAAAAGGAATGGTAGAAGCATACGAAAAAGAGGAGTCAGAAGCAGCAAAAAATGCAATAGGACAAATTTTAATAAACTCAAAAATGTGTGCAATGGGACATAGACCATTATGTCAAGATACAGGGAGCGTAAATATTTTCATCAAAGTTGGTTTAAAAGCTGATTTAGATATTTCAAGAGATTTAGAAGATGTATTAAATGAAGGTGTAGCAAAAGGTTATACAGACCCAGATAATACATTAAGATATTCTGTTGTATCTGACCCAGCAGGTGAAAGAAAAAATACTAAAAATAATACTCCAGCAGTAATTCACTATAGTGTAGATAACTCAGATAAAATAGAGATTACAGTAGCAGCAAAAGGTGGAGGAAGTGAAAATAAATCTAAATTCACTGTATTAAACCCATCAGATGATATCTATACTTGGGTTATGGATAATGTAGCACAAATGGGAGCTGGATGGTGTCCTCCAGGAATCTTAGGTATTGGTATTGGTGGAAATCCAGAAAAGTCAATGCTTTTAGCAAAAGAAGCTTTAATGGGTCATGTTGATATTCATGAACTTAAAGAAAGAGGTCCACAAAATGCAGTTGAAGAGTTAAGACTAAGACTGTATGAAGATATCAATAAAATTGGTATTGGTGCACAAGGACTTGGTGGTATCACTACTGTATTAGATGTAAAAATCTTAGACTACCCATGTCATGCAGCTTCACTTCCTGTAGCTATGATTCCTAACTGTGCAGCTACTAGACATATTCATTTTGAATTAGATGGAAATGGAGCAGCTAAATTTAATAAACCTGATTTAGACCTTTGGCCAGATATTGAATTACCAATGGATACAATCAAAAGAGTAAATATTGAAGATTTAACAAAAGAAAACCTATCTCAATTTAAATCAGGAGATACTCTACTTCTATCTGGAAAAATCTTAACTGCAAGGGATGCAGCACATAAGAAAATAGTTGAATATAAAAATGCTAATAAACCACTTCCAAATGGAGTTGACTTAAAAGATAGATTTATTTATTATGTTGGACCAGTTGATCCTGTACGTGATGAGAAAGTTGGACCTGCAGGACCAACTACATCTACAAGAATGGATAAATTTACTAAAGATATGATGGAAATAGGAATCATGGGAATGATTGGTAAGGCTGAAAGAAAGCAACCAACAATTGATTTAATCAAAGAGTATAAATCAATGTATTTAATAGCAACTGGTGGAGCTGCTTATTTAATTTCTCAATCTATCAAAGATGCAAAAGTATTAGCATTTGAAGAGATGGGA
The Arcobacter sp. CECT 8983 genome window above contains:
- a CDS encoding fumarate hydratase encodes the protein DSIADACQYISFYHPEDFVKGMVEAYEKEESEAAKNAIGQILINSKMCAMGHRPLCQDTGSVNIFIKVGLKADLDISRDLEDVLNEGVAKGYTDPDNTLRYSVVSDPAGERKNTKNNTPAVIHYSVDNSDKIEITVAAKGGGSENKSKFTVLNPSDDIYTWVMDNVAQMGAGWCPPGILGIGIGGNPEKSMLLAKEALMGHVDIHELKERGPQNAVEELRLRLYEDINKIGIGAQGLGGITTVLDVKILDYPCHAASLPVAMIPNCAATRHIHFELDGNGAAKFNKPDLDLWPDIELPMDTIKRVNIEDLTKENLSQFKSGDTLLLSGKILTARDAAHKKIVEYKNANKPLPNGVDLKDRFIYYVGPVDPVRDEKVGPAGPTTSTRMDKFTKDMMEIGIMGMIGKAERKQPTIDLIKEYKSMYLIATGGAAYLISQSIKDAKVLAFEEMGMEAIYEFEVKDMPVTVAVDTEGTSIHTTGPAKWRAI